A window of Pirellula sp. SH-Sr6A contains these coding sequences:
- a CDS encoding ISAs1 family transposase, whose product MAAKTNLVECMSLVEDPRIERTKAHDLKDILVLSVLAVLCGADGWEDIELFGKIRLSWLRKFIKLKNGVPSHDTISRVFRMIKPDAFQEAFLAWVESLDFGSDGLNVIAIDGKSLRRSHDKKSFKNMLHSVAAWSVANRLVLGCESVDEKSNEITAIPELLKKLELRGAIITTDAMGSQKEIAKQISDDGGDYVLAIKDNHPKLAKAMGEYFDNVHEQGLAEHKVRHHETYDKAHGRTEKRYYYHAPIPDCLREFTESWDGAKSIGQVHSITLRNGKETIETRYYLSSLEVGVKRFASAVRSHWGIENSLHWVLDMTFNEDQSRIRKGHGPDNFALLRRFAINILSLDTSKESTRKKRKRAAWDENYLLNRLAAII is encoded by the coding sequence ATGGCAGCAAAAACCAATCTCGTCGAGTGTATGTCGCTTGTTGAAGATCCACGCATTGAGCGAACAAAGGCTCATGACCTTAAGGATATTCTTGTACTCTCGGTCCTGGCTGTCCTTTGTGGAGCCGATGGATGGGAAGATATCGAGTTGTTCGGAAAGATCCGATTGTCGTGGCTTCGCAAATTCATCAAACTCAAGAACGGTGTGCCGTCCCACGACACCATCAGCCGTGTTTTTCGGATGATCAAGCCGGATGCCTTTCAAGAGGCCTTTTTAGCATGGGTAGAAAGCTTGGACTTTGGTAGCGACGGACTCAATGTTATCGCGATCGATGGAAAATCCCTTCGACGATCGCACGACAAGAAGTCGTTCAAAAACATGTTGCACAGTGTTGCTGCATGGAGTGTTGCAAATCGGCTTGTTCTCGGCTGCGAGTCTGTCGATGAGAAATCCAACGAGATCACGGCAATCCCCGAGTTACTGAAGAAACTCGAGCTTCGTGGTGCCATCATCACGACAGATGCGATGGGAAGCCAGAAAGAAATCGCCAAGCAGATTTCTGATGACGGAGGTGACTACGTTTTGGCAATCAAGGACAACCATCCTAAGTTGGCGAAGGCTATGGGCGAATACTTCGATAACGTGCATGAGCAGGGATTAGCCGAACACAAAGTTAGGCACCACGAGACTTATGACAAAGCACACGGTCGCACCGAGAAACGGTACTACTATCACGCCCCAATTCCTGACTGCCTGCGGGAGTTTACAGAGTCATGGGATGGCGCTAAGTCAATTGGACAAGTGCACAGCATCACGCTTCGCAACGGCAAGGAAACGATTGAGACTCGCTATTATCTGAGCAGCCTTGAAGTAGGCGTGAAACGATTTGCGAGTGCGGTCCGAAGCCATTGGGGCATCGAGAACTCGCTCCATTGGGTGCTGGATATGACATTCAACGAAGATCAAAGCCGGATACGAAAGGGTCATGGCCCTGATAACTTTGCCCTACTTCGACGCTTTGCAATTAATATTCTCAGCTTGGACACATCCAAGGAGAGCACGCGCAAAAAACGCAAACGCGCGGCTTGGGACGAAAACTATCTCCTAAACCGCCTCGCAGCAATCATTTAA
- a CDS encoding response regulator — protein sequence MSSKVILLVEDNPDDEELALLAFRKSKLANEVIVVRDGEEALLYLLGDGVSEPKILPQVVLLDLKLPKIDGHEVLKRIRSDTRTQRLPIVILTSSREDEDVVRGYNLGANSYVRKPVDFDGFIEAIRQLQVYWLILNEAPPLGY from the coding sequence GTGAGTAGTAAAGTCATTTTGTTGGTAGAAGACAATCCCGATGATGAAGAGCTCGCGCTCCTCGCATTTCGAAAAAGCAAGTTAGCAAACGAAGTGATCGTTGTTCGGGATGGTGAAGAGGCGCTCCTCTATCTGTTGGGAGATGGTGTGAGCGAGCCGAAGATATTGCCCCAAGTCGTCTTGCTCGATCTGAAATTGCCCAAGATCGATGGACATGAGGTATTGAAACGGATCCGATCCGACACGCGCACCCAGCGATTGCCCATCGTCATTTTGACTTCATCCAGAGAAGACGAAGATGTCGTGAGGGGGTACAACCTGGGAGCGAACAGTTACGTTCGGAAGCCCGTCGATTTTGATGGGTTTATCGAAGCAATTCGTCAGCTTCAAGTTTACTGGCTGATTTTGAATGAAGCTCCGCCATTGGGGTATTGA
- a CDS encoding HDOD domain-containing protein: MEDAPLRALIVDDEPVARRAVTMALTNEGFLCETAIDGNEAIYKVRDQNFDLVVTDLLMPNKHGHALAVDILSESTHRPLIVIHSNVDEPRLTKDLILRGVDDIIYKPTNYFAFAAKMKGLVCRRKRMVDEGSSPNSTNSNEFSAGALVHGAPVANSAAISLDEFDKRLGEISHILPVSNSALELLKCVRATQCDLRLVNQIVSNDAVLTAELLRLANSHAYNRTGRQFRELNEAIAHVGTKRLGDIAVAVCTLESMTDLVLPWLDKDLARRRSLATNLAIEAIFRNKTDTPHYDAVSFCALMHHLRHFVVATAYAPLYESLVAKCQTTSRSLNSLESETFPRQPAVATAIVLSHWGVPNELLLPLQYADLTFRSIATLPRTIKSSVLLMKSVVFFAEMALGNWMPWELIDFPSSQLLREINIHNPQAIIEEIRGRLESIREASCDAIADATAAIQKPNSSIPYYCWEKQDFDFLSEIISLIGVDVHHVEDVKQARNGKILVNCLHSSTSPPIAEWSLNAKEGWCMMCDQRPTDDWLPVGTTIPLPSSFRALEQAMERVLSI; this comes from the coding sequence GTGGAAGACGCACCGCTCCGAGCCCTTATCGTCGATGACGAACCTGTAGCGCGCAGGGCCGTGACAATGGCTCTCACAAACGAAGGCTTCCTATGCGAAACCGCCATTGACGGGAACGAGGCGATCTACAAGGTCCGCGATCAAAATTTTGATTTGGTCGTTACCGATCTCCTGATGCCAAATAAACACGGGCACGCGCTCGCGGTGGATATTCTCTCGGAGTCAACCCATCGTCCCTTGATCGTTATTCACTCCAATGTGGATGAGCCGCGATTGACCAAAGATCTCATTCTTCGCGGTGTTGACGATATTATTTATAAGCCTACGAACTACTTTGCTTTTGCAGCAAAAATGAAAGGACTGGTTTGTCGACGCAAACGAATGGTTGATGAAGGCAGCTCACCGAACTCCACGAACTCTAACGAGTTTTCCGCGGGAGCATTAGTGCATGGCGCACCTGTAGCCAATTCCGCCGCTATTAGCTTGGACGAGTTCGACAAACGCCTGGGGGAGATATCGCATATTCTCCCTGTATCCAATTCAGCTCTGGAACTGTTGAAATGCGTTCGCGCGACCCAATGCGATCTTCGTTTGGTAAATCAGATCGTATCCAATGATGCCGTGCTAACCGCAGAACTTCTTCGATTAGCAAACAGCCATGCGTACAACCGAACGGGACGTCAATTCCGGGAATTGAACGAGGCCATCGCTCACGTTGGAACCAAACGACTTGGTGACATTGCCGTCGCCGTTTGCACGTTGGAAAGCATGACCGATCTTGTCTTGCCATGGCTCGATAAGGATTTAGCCAGAAGACGTAGCCTTGCCACAAACTTGGCTATCGAAGCAATCTTTCGAAATAAAACGGATACTCCGCATTATGACGCCGTTTCTTTTTGCGCGCTCATGCACCACTTGCGACACTTTGTTGTTGCGACCGCCTATGCCCCCTTGTACGAGAGTTTGGTCGCGAAGTGTCAGACGACATCGCGATCTCTCAATAGCTTGGAAAGCGAAACTTTCCCGCGACAACCAGCCGTCGCGACGGCCATTGTTCTTTCACATTGGGGGGTCCCAAATGAATTGCTGTTACCTCTGCAATACGCAGACCTCACATTCCGATCGATAGCGACGCTGCCCCGAACGATCAAATCCAGTGTCCTGCTTATGAAATCGGTCGTCTTCTTCGCAGAAATGGCTCTTGGCAATTGGATGCCTTGGGAACTCATCGACTTCCCCTCGTCACAACTTCTTCGAGAAATTAACATCCACAATCCTCAAGCGATTATTGAGGAGATTCGAGGTCGGCTGGAATCCATCAGGGAGGCTTCGTGCGATGCAATCGCTGATGCAACGGCAGCCATCCAAAAGCCCAACAGCTCGATTCCGTATTACTGCTGGGAAAAACAGGATTTTGATTTCCTTTCTGAAATCATTTCCCTGATAGGCGTGGACGTTCATCATGTCGAAGATGTGAAACAAGCGAGAAACGGCAAGATTCTGGTCAATTGCCTCCATTCCTCGACCTCGCCCCCCATTGCAGAATGGTCCTTAAATGCCAAAGAGGGTTGGTGCATGATGTGCGACCAGCGACCGACGGATGATTGGCTCCCGGTCGGAACGACAATTCCACTTCCCTCGAGCTTTCGCGCTCTTGAGCAAGCCATGGAACGCGTGCTCTCGATCTGA
- a CDS encoding sensor histidine kinase, with the protein MTIPRQPLRSFAQSVVETVRHPLVVLDSHLVVRAANSAFEGTFGIALGDAVGSSFMELREGGLAVPELLEMLLRVVTTGEAFEGFEVSRDFLGVGRRELVLNARRIYADDDPASMVLLAMEDATAERMAREAVHQLNIELENKVRERTAQLVVANQELEAFCYSVSHDLRAPLRAIDGFSRELHDAYLERLDDTARHYLKRIRANSQRMANLIDDLLHLSRLGRADMNLELVDLSSIACEVADDLRRQDPERNVQMSIQSELIVEGDERLLRIAICNLMDNAWKFTSKKSHATITVGRSDEGKGVEYFVRDDGVGFDPKYAGKLFGAFQRLHHEAEFPGTGVGLAIVQRVVHRHGGTVKAQSELGKWAMFSFTLGGGSRE; encoded by the coding sequence ATGACGATTCCAAGGCAACCCCTTCGATCGTTCGCGCAGAGCGTCGTCGAAACGGTCCGCCATCCGCTCGTCGTTCTCGATTCTCATTTGGTGGTTCGAGCGGCTAATTCTGCATTTGAAGGAACGTTTGGTATCGCATTAGGCGATGCTGTGGGATCTTCTTTTATGGAGCTTCGGGAAGGTGGACTTGCGGTTCCGGAGCTGCTAGAGATGTTGTTGCGGGTCGTGACTACTGGCGAAGCCTTCGAAGGCTTTGAAGTCTCTCGCGATTTTCTTGGGGTGGGACGCCGGGAGTTGGTTCTCAATGCTCGACGCATTTATGCGGACGACGACCCCGCGTCGATGGTGCTACTCGCAATGGAAGATGCGACCGCCGAACGAATGGCTCGCGAAGCAGTCCACCAGCTTAACATCGAATTGGAGAACAAGGTACGCGAGAGGACCGCGCAGCTGGTCGTTGCGAACCAGGAGCTGGAGGCATTTTGTTACTCGGTATCACATGATTTGCGAGCGCCCCTGAGAGCTATCGACGGATTTTCGAGGGAATTACACGATGCGTATTTGGAGCGTTTGGATGACACAGCACGCCATTACTTAAAGCGCATTCGCGCTAATAGCCAACGGATGGCAAACCTCATTGATGATCTCCTGCATTTATCGCGACTTGGCCGAGCTGACATGAACTTGGAACTAGTCGATTTGAGCTCGATCGCTTGCGAGGTGGCCGACGACTTGAGGAGGCAAGATCCGGAGCGGAACGTCCAAATGTCGATTCAGTCCGAGTTGATTGTGGAAGGGGATGAACGACTATTGCGCATTGCGATTTGCAATCTGATGGACAACGCATGGAAGTTCACGTCGAAGAAGAGCCACGCCACGATCACTGTCGGACGGAGCGACGAAGGTAAGGGTGTGGAGTACTTTGTACGAGACGATGGTGTTGGATTCGATCCAAAGTATGCAGGAAAACTATTTGGTGCTTTCCAAAGGCTCCATCACGAAGCGGAATTCCCGGGAACGGGGGTTGGATTGGCGATCGTTCAGAGAGTCGTTCATCGTCATGGAGGGACGGTAAAGGCTCAAAGCGAGCTTGGGAAGTGGGCCATGTTTTCGTTTACTTTAGGAGGGGGGAGCCGTGAGTAG
- a CDS encoding Hpt domain-containing protein, translating to MPSTTSHPVFHDSEDRTAINLDILSKHCQGNMAFSLALMQELENSAENHLETIRSHAEFQNLSGVGEAAHSLKGAAAILGAEHLAELAERIESGSAEGNRDRIKILIQELDVELSRCLEQILQIRTNGQVSPSGPQ from the coding sequence ATGCCATCCACAACCAGTCATCCCGTCTTCCATGACTCAGAGGATCGAACGGCCATCAATCTCGATATTTTGTCGAAGCATTGTCAAGGAAACATGGCATTCTCCCTCGCGCTGATGCAGGAACTGGAAAACTCGGCGGAAAACCATCTCGAGACTATTCGAAGCCACGCGGAATTCCAAAATCTAAGCGGAGTCGGTGAAGCAGCACACTCCTTGAAAGGAGCAGCAGCCATCCTCGGCGCCGAACACTTGGCAGAACTCGCAGAACGTATTGAAAGCGGATCGGCAGAAGGCAACCGCGATCGCATCAAGATCTTGATCCAAGAACTTGACGTAGAGCTATCACGATGTTTGGAACAAATCCTCCAGATTCGGACAAACGGACAAGTGTCGCCATCTGGTCCCCAATAA
- a CDS encoding transposase: MNGIYSTAIVLWAFMSQIMRDGKEAACQSAVARITAFFTLHGKSAPGADTGNYCRARAKLPEDALKELCLGVASEAEAKVESKWLWKSMHAKLIDGFTFKMPDTRKNQKEYPQHTAQKPGIGFPIARVLAVMSLATGCLLDATVGPFSGKETGETSLLRRLLKGFSAGDIVIADRFFCNYWLIAMFMKLNVHVCFRRKKGHTDFRTGKRLGKQDHLIQWYRPARPAWMSHEMYQSLPLVIELRELRYTVEAPGRKSGPFIIVTTLLEHKGDQGVSYEEISRANASSVQTLIIRLGVV, encoded by the coding sequence ATGAATGGGATCTATTCCACCGCAATTGTCTTGTGGGCGTTCATGTCGCAAATTATGCGTGATGGGAAAGAAGCCGCTTGCCAGTCCGCCGTCGCTCGTATTACGGCATTCTTTACTCTTCACGGGAAGTCAGCACCCGGGGCCGATACGGGGAACTACTGTCGCGCAAGAGCAAAGCTTCCCGAGGACGCTTTGAAAGAACTATGCCTTGGTGTTGCCTCTGAAGCGGAAGCCAAGGTGGAGTCCAAATGGCTCTGGAAGTCTATGCATGCCAAGCTTATTGATGGATTTACTTTCAAAATGCCCGATACGCGAAAGAACCAGAAAGAGTATCCGCAGCATACTGCCCAAAAGCCAGGGATTGGTTTTCCTATTGCTCGTGTCTTGGCTGTGATGTCGTTGGCCACAGGTTGTTTGCTTGATGCAACGGTCGGTCCCTTCAGCGGAAAAGAAACGGGCGAAACCAGTCTTCTGCGTCGGTTGCTCAAAGGTTTTTCAGCGGGAGATATCGTGATTGCTGACCGCTTCTTTTGTAACTACTGGTTGATCGCGATGTTCATGAAATTGAACGTTCATGTTTGTTTTCGCAGGAAGAAGGGACACACAGATTTTCGAACTGGAAAGCGATTGGGTAAACAAGATCACTTGATTCAGTGGTATCGTCCCGCTCGTCCGGCCTGGATGAGCCACGAGATGTACCAATCCTTACCGCTCGTGATCGAACTACGGGAGTTGCGATATACGGTCGAAGCTCCGGGCCGTAAATCAGGCCCGTTTATCATTGTGACAACATTGCTAGAGCACAAGGGTGACCAGGGTGTTAGCTATGAGGAGATATCCAGGGCAAACGCATCATCAGTACAAACTTTGATTATTCGTTTGGGGGTTGTCTAA
- a CDS encoding DUF1501 domain-containing protein: protein MAGLGLATPMHFPYPVQAEPREELPAHEGPYYIVFNASGGWDTTCLMDPKGVDGINRLYTRGDILTHGEHRFAPSAKHQKGGLSNEDFYSAFGNELLAFNGLDYSVNNHSPCSRYMATGKLDSLAYPTFAALVAACQGPGCPLSFLTFGNYSATGNLVAMSRVPYLPSLQRIANADAIDGNIRSPYHSEFALDRIEQALSEQHSTRMSEPTLPRQTRAENMLYSAQVNSKALARVTPHIPKEVPKQRLAQQAEIALASFKAGVCVSANLSIGQFDSHANNDEDQMKLIPEFLEGIAYVLRRAEELQIREKLVVIAQSEMGRTPTYNQGNGKDHWSIGSILFIGPGITGNRVVGATDDGQFAVPLDPKRLAVDQEKGIRIRPEHIHESLRQYAGINSHPHCEQFPLGVKPEEQLQGLWG from the coding sequence ATGGCAGGACTGGGTCTTGCTACACCGATGCATTTCCCGTATCCGGTCCAAGCGGAACCGCGGGAGGAGCTTCCTGCACATGAAGGTCCTTACTACATCGTTTTCAACGCATCCGGCGGATGGGACACGACCTGTTTGATGGACCCAAAAGGAGTTGATGGAATCAACCGGTTATACACTCGTGGGGATATCCTGACGCATGGCGAACACCGCTTTGCACCTTCAGCAAAACACCAAAAGGGAGGACTTAGCAACGAGGATTTCTACTCCGCGTTTGGAAACGAATTGCTGGCGTTCAATGGATTGGATTATTCGGTCAATAACCACTCCCCCTGCTCGCGCTATATGGCGACGGGTAAGCTAGACAGTTTAGCCTATCCTACCTTTGCTGCTCTGGTAGCGGCCTGCCAAGGCCCTGGCTGCCCGCTCTCCTTCCTAACCTTTGGCAATTATTCGGCAACAGGCAATTTGGTCGCAATGTCCCGAGTGCCCTACCTTCCATCCTTGCAGCGCATTGCCAACGCAGATGCGATAGATGGCAACATCCGTTCACCGTACCACTCGGAATTCGCGCTCGATCGAATTGAGCAAGCGTTATCAGAACAACACAGTACCCGAATGTCTGAGCCGACCCTTCCGCGCCAGACGCGCGCTGAAAACATGCTCTACTCAGCCCAGGTCAATTCGAAAGCTCTTGCTCGCGTTACGCCTCACATTCCCAAAGAAGTCCCAAAGCAGAGACTGGCTCAGCAAGCCGAAATTGCCCTAGCTTCCTTCAAAGCGGGTGTGTGCGTTTCAGCGAATCTATCCATTGGACAGTTCGATAGTCATGCAAACAATGATGAAGATCAAATGAAACTAATCCCCGAATTTCTAGAAGGGATTGCCTACGTTCTGCGTCGCGCGGAGGAATTGCAGATTAGGGAAAAGTTGGTGGTCATAGCCCAAAGCGAAATGGGGAGAACGCCCACGTACAATCAAGGCAACGGAAAGGATCACTGGTCCATCGGGTCCATCCTGTTCATAGGACCAGGCATAACGGGCAACCGGGTTGTCGGTGCAACAGACGACGGCCAATTCGCGGTACCTTTGGATCCGAAGAGATTGGCTGTGGACCAGGAAAAGGGAATTAGGATACGTCCCGAGCATATCCATGAATCCCTACGACAATACGCTGGCATCAACTCCCATCCCCATTGCGAACAATTTCCCTTGGGCGTGAAGCCGGAAGAACAACTACAAGGCTTATGGGGGTAA
- a CDS encoding sialate O-acetylesterase, with protein MIRVTSVILVGLLMFASPVFSQQPLASSRMTVDVFLLGGQSNMQGVGKVKELPADVPKEIPFTFFWNNGRFEPLILGKTKTSARITDFGPGVGFALTMATANRPVYLVKYYASGMPLHQGWDGNRWVGEEPAPGRRTFYPGENDEDPNTGTLYIEMRAMFHKAISHLVQEGLAPNVRGFLWMQGEQDSKHRTSATEYASSLKRLRKRLAEDLAVSQDLPLVFGQVLPHEPPLDRFTHRREIRASMSACASDSGEPESMKNTAMVPTDGFSLEADTVHYDAQGQLRLGTEFAQAMRGILSDLRVD; from the coding sequence ATGATACGCGTTACTTCGGTGATTCTTGTCGGACTACTCATGTTCGCTTCCCCGGTCTTTTCTCAACAACCTCTCGCATCATCTCGCATGACGGTGGATGTCTTCTTATTGGGAGGTCAATCCAACATGCAAGGGGTCGGGAAGGTAAAAGAGCTTCCTGCGGATGTTCCCAAAGAAATCCCGTTCACTTTCTTTTGGAACAATGGCAGATTCGAGCCGCTCATCCTTGGGAAAACGAAGACATCTGCGAGGATTACCGATTTTGGTCCAGGGGTAGGATTTGCGTTGACGATGGCGACAGCGAATCGCCCGGTCTACTTGGTGAAATACTACGCGAGCGGAATGCCGTTGCATCAAGGCTGGGATGGAAATCGCTGGGTTGGAGAAGAACCCGCACCGGGGCGCCGTACTTTCTACCCAGGTGAAAACGACGAAGACCCGAATACTGGCACGCTTTACATCGAAATGCGAGCGATGTTCCATAAGGCTATAAGCCATTTGGTACAGGAGGGGCTGGCTCCCAATGTACGAGGTTTCCTATGGATGCAGGGCGAGCAAGATTCAAAGCACAGAACATCTGCCACCGAATACGCTTCCAGCTTGAAGCGATTGAGAAAACGACTTGCGGAAGACTTGGCCGTGAGCCAGGACTTGCCTCTTGTGTTCGGCCAAGTCCTCCCGCACGAACCACCACTGGATCGGTTTACACATCGCCGTGAAATTCGAGCTTCCATGTCTGCGTGTGCAAGTGACTCCGGCGAGCCAGAATCGATGAAGAATACAGCCATGGTGCCCACCGATGGATTCTCACTCGAAGCAGATACCGTCCACTATGACGCGCAAGGCCAGTTGAGGCTTGGAACTGAATTTGCTCAAGCAATGCGTGGCATCCTCTCAGACCTGCGCGTCGACTAA